Part of the Bacteroidales bacterium genome, GTTGCGAGAAATTATCTATCGATATTAATGCAAAGAATAAAATTATAAATGCTCTGTGTCTCATATTTTTTTTAACATAACCGCTAACGGACGGCGGTTTAAAGAGCCACCGGTGTTTCAGCACAAATGTATCAATAAGATTTGAAATAAAAAAACTTGCGTCACTTTCAACGGAGATAGAAACCGGTGGTTATTTAAACCGCTTGTTAGCGTGCGTATTTTTTCCTCCATTCATCGTCAAATATAACAGGCAAATTCCATTTAGTCCTACATACTTCTCCATGTCGATATAACACATCCCAGTCAGGCAACAAACTAATCACTCGCAAAGCTTCTTTATTAAATAAATCATTGTCAACACCACGTAAAAGTTTAATACTATCAGGCTTCGTAGATACTCCAGTTTGACAACCAACATAAACTGTTAATCTCTTTCCTTTTAAGTCAGGTAGGTTAGTCCAATTAATATGCCTTTGAACAAATCCGACAAGTCTGTCTTGTTGTGTATAAATCGATATGTGTGTTTTTGAATTATCAAGTTCTTTTTGAGACTTTAATCTTCCTTTCTCAAATGTCAAAACCAATTCTTTTTCATATATAGATTCATAACCACCATGAACATAATAAAGCATTTTACCTTTTTGAATATATAAATTATCTGTCAGCCAACTTGCTTTTATTTTTCCATTCTTTATTTCTTTTGGAAATAGTTTATTTAAATCTGCTTTCAGTTTGCAGTCACAATCAAATATGTTGGTTAAAAAAATTTCTCCGTCAATAACTGTCCACTCAGCAATGTATCCTCTCCAGCAATCAGTACTTGTCTGTCCACTGTTATTGCCAAATAATCTTGGTCTTAATGATTCAATGTCTTGACGTAATTCTAATGGATTTGAAAAAACAGTCAACGTGTCATTTTTTAAAATTATAATGTCTCCTAATTGAGCTGTCGAAAAAACAGTCAAAGGAAAAATTATAACTATCAATATAGCAAAAATGTTTCTCATAATATGCACGCTAACGGTCAGGTGTTGCTAACGGCGGGGTTTTTAACGTGCGTCAGTTTCAACCGTGATTAATTTCATTTATTGTTTTACACTTTCGACTTTTTGTGAACCCCCGCTGATAGCAACACCATGTTAGCGGTTTGTGGCTCTTCTTCAATCTTTGTCAAGTTAAATGCTATTTTTGTTTGTGTCTTAAATGGTTCAATTCTTTTTTCTGCAAGTTCAATGTATTCTTTGCTTATGTCATATCCAACGTAATTCCTCTTAGATTTTAATGCAGATATTGCAGTTGTTCCACTACCAATAAATGGGTCAAGTATAATATCGTTTTCAAAAGAATAAAGTTGAATCAATCGAAAAGGTAATTCAAGTGGAAATGGTGCTGGATGTCCAATTCGTCTTGCACTTTCTGCATTCATTGTCCAAATGGACTTTGTCCATTCCATAAATTGTTCCTTTGAAATTGTATTTCCTTTTTCGCCTTTTTCTCTTTTATAGTCGCCTTTTGAAAATACCAAAATATATTCATGAATATCTCGTAGTATTGGATTAGCTGCGCTTTGCCAACTGCCCCATGCTGTTGAAGGGCTCGCACTTGCTGCTTTATTCCAAATGATTTCTCCTCGCATATTGAAACCAATGTCAAGCATTATCTTTGAAATGTAGTCTGATAATGGTATATATGGTTTACGTCCAAGGTTGGCTACATTAATGCATGCTCGTCCACCGTTAACCAAAACTCGATATGTTTCTTTAAAAGAGTTTTCAAGAAGCTGTAAATATTCTTTTAATGAAAGGTCATCGTCATATTCTTTTGAAACATTATACGGTGGGGAGGTAATCATTAAATGAATAGAGTTGTTAGGTAACTCTTTCATGTTTTCAGCAGAACCAAGAATTAATTTGTTGATAAATTCTTCAGGTAATTCATATTCTTTTTTATCTAAAACTTCTTTTCCTTCTAATTCCGAATATAGTTTTGAGTTATAAAACTTCGAACTATCGTGATTAATTCTCCCATTTGTTCCAAAAGCACTTGTTTCTGTTCCGTTTAATCTTTTCATTTTAGTTTCGGATTAAAGTTAAGAATTTTTCTGCTTTTGCAATGTCATTAGCTTCTCTGCTTGCAATAGAAATTATTTTACCCAAATCAGTTTTTGATATCATAGATGAGAAGTAGTTCATATCGTTTGCAATAAGTTCTCTACATAACGACAAAATATTTTCTGTCGATTGAATTGTTTGAAAACCTTTTTTGGATGTGACTTTAATATAATCGCTTTCAGTTGGCTTTGGGTTCAATGACCAAAATCCTTGAATAACTCCTGATGTTTTAAGAAAGTCAACTTTCTTTTGGTAGCTATCTTGTATAGGGCTATTTCCTAATATAATAATTGGAATTTTAGTTGATTCAATCCCTGAAACTCTTATATTGATAGATTTCCCTATTGCTTTTAACATAGAGTCAGAGCGAAGAAAAGAAGGATTTCCTTTATGTTGTTTGTAGTCACCAACAAAATCAATTCTATTCGGAATAGTCAATTTGTAATTTGATACAACACTCATTTTGATTTCAAAAAGGAGTTTAATATTTTCTGCTTGTTGATTAACTGAATTTGTTGTGCAGAAAGCTAAGTCAGCACTGGATTGTCTTGTCAATCCGAGTCCTTCGCAAACAACACCATTAACTGCGAAAAGATTAAGCTCTGTTGCAATTGGCTCAAAGAGTGTCCTGCACCATTTTTCTGTGTATTGACCTATAAGAGAGTTTCTGCTTTGTAATGTTTTTCCTTCTGCATCAGAACCTTTGGGAACATAAGCAAAGTAACCATTTTGTAGATTATAAAAAAGTTGTTCGGGAGAAGCAAAGTTGTTTAGTGCTTCTGTAAAGA contains:
- a CDS encoding site-specific DNA-methyltransferase — protein: MKRLNGTETSAFGTNGRINHDSSKFYNSKLYSELEGKEVLDKKEYELPEEFINKLILGSAENMKELPNNSIHLMITSPPYNVSKEYDDDLSLKEYLQLLENSFKETYRVLVNGGRACINVANLGRKPYIPLSDYISKIMLDIGFNMRGEIIWNKAASASPSTAWGSWQSAANPILRDIHEYILVFSKGDYKREKGEKGNTISKEQFMEWTKSIWTMNAESARRIGHPAPFPLELPFRLIQLYSFENDIILDPFIGSGTTAISALKSKRNYVGYDISKEYIELAEKRIEPFKTQTKIAFNLTKIEEEPQTANMVLLSAGVHKKSKV